The Oncorhynchus nerka isolate Pitt River linkage group LG3, Oner_Uvic_2.0, whole genome shotgun sequence genome includes the window cagtgaaggagaggccgcatgttttggttgcaggccgtgtcagtggcactgtattgtcctcaaagcgggcaaaaaagttatttagtctgcctgggagcaagacatcctggtccgtgacggggctggttttcttttggtaatccgtgattgactgtagaccctgccacatacctcttgtgtctgagccgttgaattgagattctactttgtctctatactgacgcttagcttgtttgattgccttgcggagggaatagctacactgtttgtattcggtcatgtttccggtcaccttgccctgattaaaaacagtggttcgtgctttcagtttcacgcgaatgctgccatcaatccacggtttctggtttaggaatgttttaatcgttgctatgggaacgacatcttcaacgcacgttctaatgaactcgcacaccgaatcagcgtattcgtcaatgttgttgtctgacgcaatacgaaacatatcccagtccacgtgatggaaacagtcttggagtgtggaatcagattggtcggaccagcgttggacagacctcagcgtgggagcttcttgttttagtttctgtctgtaggcagggatcaacaaaatggagacGAAAGGAgggctgtaccgggtggagattataagagaacatggccaagatgttcaaatgttcatgaaatgaccagcatggtccaataataataaggcagaacagttgaaactggagcagcagcacggccaggtggactggggacagcaaggagtcatcatgtcaggtagtcccgagacatggtcctagggctcaggtcctccgagagagagaaagaaagagagaaagagagaattagagagagcacacttaaattcacacaggacaccgaataggacaggagaagtactccagatataacaaactgaccctagccccccgacacataaactactgcagcataaatactggaggctgagacaggaggggtcaagaGACTACATCTGTCCTagcttgctcattaatgtcttaatcaaaatgatGGATTGcctcttatgccatagtttgtacatctcaattgtcagaataaaccacatttgtttaagcaagttagCCATATTAGCTAtattttttaaaaggcagtaaattgggctgaatgaactgtttctctgccagacaaggctcagcTGATGTAGcaatggtaaggtgttgggactgctgttgggactctgctgtcgggacagctttatgtaggccagtTTGTTGGCACGGTTTGTCACCGTTGTCGTGaaaataatgtattgtttagtgttgtgttgcgtagtggctttgctggcatgcagcccaatatttatttattttttgccccaccaagatttacatgctaaaatcgccactttatactgtagctaagaaagtaatacaacgtgtatgttttgtagtaagctgttagtagcccatgtacctcaccctaataatttggtccctttcccctcataacttagccacCTGTTCTAACTTGGTGGTGCACCTATAAGCTGTTTTTAAGAAAtgtcatcattgaatattgtaagagctttcattgtctacttatatgcccctttatttatcctttgGTTctaacttggtgtacagggagaatactgtaagaacggccaatgttctgaattctgtctctgtacatttcaaaagtgctgaacaaagagttatattgactacgtccatcttagctcgctcattaatgtcttaatcggaattacggattgcctcttatccgctcatcgttcccttatgccatagtttgtacatctcaattgtcagtagaaaccacatttgtttaagcaagtcagccatatcagctgttttttttaaaggcagtaaatgaggctgaattaatcGTATCGCAGCCtctggtaaggattcactccatggtgatgagaagaaagctctgctgttgggacagcttcatGTAGGCcccaacagtttgtgggcaccgtttgtcccCATTAGAGTGCAATTAATGCATTGTTTAGTGTTGTCTTGTGTTTTAAAAAATGTTGCGTTACTGTAATGCAGGGATGCTGTAATGCATCGATACATGTTCAAAACACAAACATTTAATATCAGCATTCAAGGTTGTTTTCTGTACATAcagtcaagggtttttatttattttttactattttctacattgtataataatagtgaagacatcaaaactatgaaataacacatggaatcatgtagtaacaaaaaaagcgtttaacaaatcaaaatatattttagattcttcaaagtagccacatttTGTCTTGATGATGGCTATGCAcatggcattctcttaaccagcttcacctggaatgcttttccaacagtcttgaaggagttcgcacatatgctgaacatttgttggctgcttttccttcactctgctgtccaactcatcccaaaccatctcaattgtgttgaggtcgggtgattgtggaggccaggtcatctgatgcagaactccatcactctccttggtcaaatagttattacacagcctggaagtgtgttgggtcattgtcctgttaaaaaaacaaatgatagtcccactaagtgcaaaccagatgtgatggagtattgctgcagaatgctgtggtagccatgctggttaagtgtgccttgaattctaaataaatcactgacagtgtcaccagcaaagcacccccacaccatcacacctccccctccatgcttcaaggtgggaaccacacatgcagagatcatccattcaactactctgcgtctcacaaagacacggtagttggacccaaaaatctaaaatgttgattcatcagaccaaaggacagatttccaccagtctaatatccgttgctcgtgtttcttggcccaagcaagtctcttcttattattggtgtcttttagtagtgatttctttgcagaaatttgaccatgaaggcctgattcacacagtctcctctgaacagttgatgttgagatgtgtctgttacttgaactctgtgaagcatttatttgggctggaatttctgaggttggtaactctaatgaacttatcctctgcagaagaggtaactctgggtcttcctttcctgtggtgctcctcatgagagctagtttcatcatagcgcttgatggtttttgcgactgcacttgaagaaactttcaaagttcttcaaatgttctggattgactgaccttcatgtcttaaagtaatgatggactgtcatttctctttgcttatttgagctgttcttgccataatatggacttggtcttttaccaaatagggctatcttctgtaaaccacccctaccttgtcacaacacaactgattggctcaaacacatgaagaaggaaatacattcccccaaatgaacttttaacaatgcacacccattaatggaaatgcattccaggtgactaccttttgaagctggttgagagaatgccaagcgtgtatttgatttgtttaacatgattccatgtgtaatttcatagatttgatgtattcactataattctacaatgtagaaaatagtaaacataaaaacccttgaatgaatcggtgtgtccaaacttttgactggaactgtacattTAGTGTGTAACTATTTGACTCATGAGAATAGGAGAGCTGTCTGCACAGAGATCAGGTCTGACCACAAGCCTCAGAGGTTCCAATGAAATGGATGTCACCATAATTTCTGAGTCACTCTGAGGAGAGGAGCCATTGCTTCCTTGTTTCAGTATGATCACATGGTTCAGAGAGACTCTCATAGTGTTCTTACAGTTCCTCAGAAAGTTTGTTAATGTCTTAATATTTACTAATTTTCTCATTAACTTACTGAAAGTCTTTCTGAGTAATAATGACAATGCTATTGATatctgtatgtacagtaccagctgTTGACAACAACAGTGAGAGCTCTCTTGTAACTAAGAAGTTATTGTACTTTAAAACCTGATGGTATAGTTGCATGCCCTGCgaccaaaatcaaatcaaatcaaatcaaattttatttgtcacatacacatggttagcagatgttaatgcgagtgtagcgaaatgcttgtgcttctagttccgacaatgcagtgataaccaacaagtaatctaactaacaattccaaagctactgtcttatacacagtgtaaggggataaggaatatgtacataaggatatatgaatgagtgatggtacagagcagcatacagtagatggtatcgagtacagtatatacatatgagatgagtatgtagacaaagtaaacaaagtggcatagttaaagtggctagtgacataagaatgcagtcgatgatctagagtacagtatatacatatgcatatgagattaataatgtagggtaagtaacattatataaggtagcattgtttaaagtggctagtgatatatttacatcatttcccattattaaagtggctggagttgggtcagtgtcaatgacagtgtgttggcagcagccactcaatgttagtggtggctgtttaacagtctgatggccttgagatagaagctgtttttcagtctctcggtcccagctttgatgcacctgtactgacctcgccttctggatgatagcggggtgaacaggcagtggttcgggtggttgatgtccttgatgatctttatggccttcctgtaacatcgggtggtgtaggtgtcctggagggcaggtagtttacccccggtgatgcgttgtgcagacctcactaccctctggagagccttacggttgagggcggagcagttgccgtaccaggcggtgatacagcccgccaggatgctctcgattgtgcatctgtagaagtttgtgagtgcttttggtgacaagccgaatttcttcagcctcctgaggttgaagaggcgctgctgcgccttcttcacgacgctgtcagtgtgagtggaccaattcagtttgtctgtgatgtgtatgccgaggaactaccctctccactactgttccatcgatgtggataggggggtgttccctctgctgtttcctgaagtccacaatcatctccttagttttgttgacgttgagtgtgaggttattttcctgacaccacactccgagggccctcacctcctccctgtaggccgtctcgtcgttgttggtaatcaagcctaccactgttgtgtcgtccgcaaacttgatgattgagttggaggcgtgcatggccacgcagtcgtgggtgaacagggagtacaggagagggctcagaacgcacccttgtggggcccccgtgttgaggatcagcggggaggagatgttgttgcctaccctcaccacctgggggcggcccgtcaggaagtccagaacccagttgcacagggcggggtcgagacccagggtctcgagcttgatgacgagcttggagggtactatggtgttgaatgccgagctgtagtcgatgaacagcattctcacataggtattcctcttgtccaggtgggttagggcagtgtgcagtgtggttgagattgcatcgtctgtggacctatttgggcggtaagcaaattggagtgggtctagggtgtcaggtagggtggaggtgatatggtccttgactagtctctcaaagcacttcatgatgacggaagtgagtgctacggggcggtagtcgtttagctcagttaccttagctttcttgggaacaggaacaatggtggccctcttgaagcatgtgggaacagcagactggtatagggattgattgaatatgtccgtaaacacaccggccagctggtctgcgcatgctctgagggcgcggctggggatgccgtctgggcctgcagccttgcgagggttaacacgtttaaatgtcttactcacctcggctgcagtgaaggagagaccgcatgttttcgttgcaggccgtgtcagtggcaatgtattgtcctcaaagcgggcaaaaagttatttagtctgcctgggagcaagacatcctggtccgtgactgggctgggtttcttcttgtagtcattacatttacattacatttaagtcatttagcagacgctcttatccagagcgacttacaaattggtgcattcaccttatgacctccagtggaacagtagtgcatctaaatcttttcagggggagggggggtgatagtccgtgattgactgtagaccctgccacatgcctcttgtgtctgagccattgaattgagattccactttgtctctgtactgacgcttagcttgtttaatagccttgcggagggaatagctgcattgtttatattcggacatattaccagacaccttgccctgattaaaagcagtggttcgcgctttcagtttcacgcgaatgctgccatcaatccacggtttctggtttgggaatgtttttatcgttgctatgggaacgacatcttcgatgcacgttctaatgaactcgcacaccgaatcagcgtattcgtcaatatttccatctgacgcaatacgaaacatgtcccagtccacgtgatggaagcagtcttggagtgtggagtcagcttggtctgaccagcgttggacagacctcagcgtgggagcctcttgttttagtttctgcctgtaggcagggatcagcaaaatggagtcgtggtcagcttttccgaaagggggcggggcagggccttatatgcgtcgcggaagttagagtaacaatgatccaaggttttaccacccctggttgcgcaatcgatatgctggtaaaatttagggagtcttgttttcagattagctttgttaaaatccccagctacaatgaatgcagcctccggataaatggtttccagtttgcaaagagttaaataaagttcgttcagagccatcgatgtgtctgcttgggggggggatatatacggctgtgattataatcgaggagaattctcttggaagataatgcggtctacatttgattgtgaggaattctaaatcaggtgaacagaaggatttgagttcctgtatgtttccttcatcacaccatgtctcgttagtcatgaggcatacgcccccgccactcttcttaccagaaagatgtttgtttctgtcggcgcgatgcgtggagaaacccgttggctgcaccgcgtcggatagcgtcttcccagtaagccatgtttctgtgaagcagagaacgttgcagtctctgatgtccctctgggaaAGACCACAAAGACTGTATGCAAAAATTTGCGGAATTGTAGCAGGAAGTCACATGGTCTTGACTGTCGGTATGGAATCGTCCTTTGGGTGACCACCCCGCCGCCTCTGACTCATAATAATTCCCAGACAGCCACCACTACAAACACAACAACATATGGATATACATTTCAGTGTATTTCCATTTAAAACAGGAATAGACAAATAATCTGATGTGCCCTGTCCTGTTATCTGTCTGGTATGTTttattgggctcccgagtggcgcagcggtctaaggcactgcattttagtgcaagaggcgtcactacagtccctggtttgaatccaggctgaatcacatccagctgtgattgggagttccatagggtggcgcacaattggcccagcgttgtccgggtttggccgtcattgtaaataagaatttgttcataactgtcTTGCCTGGTTTAATAACTAAGAAAATTGCTTACATATCTCTTGTCTACTTTCAGATAATTCCAGTGAAGTAGCAGTGTCCCTCAGTCCCGCTGGTGATGTTGTTGAGGGCAGCTCAGTGACGTTATTCTGCTGTAGTACTGCCCACACTCCAGTGGAGGGCTACACCTGGTACCAGACTGGAGGCTCTACGGCTGTTGATAAGAGACAGATGATGACCATCACCAATATCAGCACAACAGACAGTGGAAACTACTACTGTGAGGCCCTGACCACTAATAGACCAATCTACTCCTCAGCGTTGTCTATTAATGTCCAGTGTAAGTACTTTGAAATCACAATCACAGATAATGAATGAATCAGTAACAATGTTTGTCAGTTTTTTTGGGACGCTCTTTGACAGGTTAGTATGTACCAGACATGTCTCAGTGTTACCCAAATATAGGAAACTATACTGTAAAATAAAGTgtgattttttttaacctttctcTGCCTTCAGATGCTCCAAAGAACACATCAGTGTCAGTCAATCCTTTTGGGGATGTAGTGATGGGCAGCTCTGTGACTCTGTCCTGCAGCAGTGATGCCAACCCTGCAGTAAAGCACTACACCTGGCTTCAGAGGACAGAATCCCAAGCTTCACTGAGAGGGTCAGGGCAGAGTTACAGCATCACTAACATCAGCCTTGAGGACAGTGGGCAGTACTGCTGTGTAGCGATGAACAAGCATGGATCACAGAGCTATACTGTAACCATGACTGTGGGGAAAGGTAGGTACAAGGGGATGCATTGAACATATACATCATTTGTAGTCTAGTCTGTAATAAAACATCACGATTATGCCACCTGTTATTGTACATTTTCCATTGAAACAAATGACAGTATGTACACGAGTGTGAAGCTATCCCTGGCCTATAGAGCTTACAGTAGTTTATTCTCTGCAGTAAATGGCCAGTCCTCCATATTGTGGAGCTTGGTGGTGCCAGTGGGGATCTCCATCGCTCTGACACTGATCATCATTATAACAGTGGCTTGCATTAGGTGGTGAGTGATAAAGTTACAAATACAGTGATGTGATCTGTAATctctgtatgtacagtgccttgcgaaagtattcggcccccttgaactttgcaaccttttgccacatttctggcttcaaacataaagatataaaactgtatttttttgtgaagaatcaacaacaggtgggacacaatcatgaagtggaacgacatttattggatatttcaaacttttttaacaaatcaaaaactgaaaaattgggcgtgcaaaattattcagtccctttactttcagtgcagcaaactctctccagaagttctgtgaggatctctgaatgatccaatgttgacctaaatgactaacgatgataaatacaatccacctgtgtgtaatcaagtctccgtataaatgcacctgcactgtgatagtctcagaggtccgttaaaatcgcagagagcatcatgaagaacaaggaacacaccaggcaggtccgagatactgttgtgaagaagtttaaagccggatttggatacaaaaagatttcccaagctttaaacatcccaaggagcactgtgcaagcgataatattgaaatggaaggagtatcagaccactgcaaatctaccaagacctggccgtccctctaaactttcagctcatacaaggagaagactgatcagagatgcagccaagaggcccatgatcactctggatgaactgcagagatctacagctgaggtgggagactctgtccataggacaacaatcagttgtatattgcacaaatctggcctttatggaagagtggcaagaagaaagccatttcttaaagatatccataaaaagtgttgtttaaagtttgccacaagccacctgggagacacaccaaacatgtggaagaaggtgctctggtcagatgaaaccaaaattgaactttttggcaacaatgcaaaacgttatgtttggcgtaaaagcaacacagctcatcaccctgaacacaccatccccactgtcaaacatggtggtggcagcatcatggtttgggcctgcttttcttcagcagggacagggaagatggttaaaattgatgggaagatggatggagccaaatacaggaccattctggaagaaaacctgatggagtctgcaaaagacctgagactgggacggagatttgtcttccaacaagacaattatccaaaacataaagcaaaatctacaatggaatggttcaaaaataaacatatccaggtgttagaatggccaagtcaaagtccagacctgaatccaatcgagaatctgtggaaagaactgaaaactgctgttcacaaatgctctccatccaacctcactgagctcgagctgttttgcaaggaggaatgggaaaaaatttcagtctctcgatgtgcaaaactgatagagacataccccaagcgacttacagctgtaatcgcagcaaaaggtggcgctacaaagtattaacttaagggggctgaataattttgcacgcccaatttttcagtttttgatttgttaaaaaagtttgaaatatccaataaatgtcattccacttcatgattgtgtcccacttgttgttgattcttcacaaaaaaatatagttttatatctttatgtttgaagcctgaaatgtggcaaaaggtcgcaaagttcaagggggccgaatactttcgcaaggcactgtattggtTTGCGCTGTATATAATTCTACAACTCCTGTACCTTTGAGTGTTTCCTTTTCATTTGAtatctacagtataactttaTATTGTCTATTAACAGTATTGTACTCTTCCATCTGATGCGTTTAGTGGAAACAGAAAACATTATCAACCAAAACAGAGAATCTCCAGTAGAAAATAAAGACAATATACCAAGTTTATTAAATGATACGTCCGGTTCCATAACAACTTTCCCCTACAGGAAAACTGTCCCAGCATCAAGTCAACAAGGTTACAGTCTTACAGAGACCACCATCCAGCAGCCATTACCCTAATACTCCATAAAGGATGACCATAACAAATGAGACACTTAAGTTAACAGGAACTGAAAGGGAACTGAATTAACTCTGGTGGGAGATGTTGTGTCCAGTTTACTGCCACACGGTGGCACTGTTGTGTAGCTATTTCCAGCTGTATTCGTTAATAAAATGTACAGTAATATCTGTAGAATGTACTGTGCTCCTCATTTCAGCTCTCTACTGTAGAAAATAAGTAATTTCACTGTAATAGGCCTACTGTAATTTAGTTATTTTATGATGGTGAGTTGTTGAGGACTGGATGACCAAAAGTGAAACGACAACCAGAGATTAGTTtcaatatgtaaatatatatttaaattgaATTACAATGATATAAAAATggataataacatactgtatatatataacataacCATATGTCACAATGCCAAGCTACACCACCCCAGGCTGAGCTCtgcctatttttattttatttttaaatgtaacctttacttacctaggcaagtcagttaagaacaaatttataatgatggcctaccccggccaaaccccaacgacgctaggccaattgtgcgccgccctatgggcctCCCAATCACAGATGTGAAACAGCCTAGATTTGAACCTGGTATTGTAGTGACACCTtttgcgctgagatgcagtgccttagaccactgtatTATATACAAGTTCTTCAAGTTTGAGTTGAGTAGCAAAATAAATAAGTCAACaacaggttgcaagttcaaaaatAATAATTCTCCTCCATTAGTGAATAGAAACTGAATTACTGAGACTCTCTCAGCCTGGTCAAAAAGGAGGTCATAACAGTACATAATTAATAAAAGCAACAAACCTGTCAAGTTCTGACCCTagtttttgtgttatttctttgtttttagttggtcaggacgtgagttgggtgggtattctatgttttgtgtttctaggttgggtttctgtttcggcctagtatggttctcaatcagaggcaggtgtcgttagttgtctctgattgagaatcatacttaggtagcctgggtttcactgttggtttgtggctgtttgtttccgtgtctgtcaCCACATGGTACTGTTTTCGTTcatgttcacatttattgttttgtatttcttagtgttcagtttatgttttaaaataaacgatatggacacttaccacgctgcgagCATCTTTCTCGCtactcagacgaagaggaggaacgCCCTTGCAAAACCAAACAACCAAAAATACAGGTTTTGGTGCAGTCGAGGGAAGATCTAACAAAATATTAATTCAACTTCAATTCAAGATAAATAAACAATATTCTCTCAAACTTAGTCAGATAGTTACAAACTAAACCCGTCACATGGCCACTTCTCTCTTACCAGCACCTTCCCCCAGGCGGCTGCACCTCAAACAAAAAAAGTAACGGTCCTCAAATGAAATTTTAGGATCAATCATTCAATTTTAACAAGATAGAAGCATGCACAAACAAAGGATGCACATCGTCACACCagagacacatactgtacattacaagtacaatacaagacatttacagtgccttcggaaagtatttagaccccttgtaTTTTTTCACATtgtgttaggttacagccttattctaaaatggattaaatcgtttttttcctcatcaatctacatacaatataccctaatgacaaagaaaaaaaggttttttagaattttttgcaaatttataaaaaataagaaCTGGAATattacatttacgtaagtattcagaccctttactcagtcctttgttgaagcacctttggcagcaattacagacgattcttcttgggtattacTCTACAACttggcacctgtatttggggagtttctcccattctctgtagatcctttcaagctctgtcaggttggatggggagcgtcgttgcacagctattttcaggtctctctagagatgttcccgaagccactcctgcgttgtcttggctgtgtgcttagggccattgtcctattggaaggtcaaccttcaccccagtctgaggttctgagcgctctggggcaggttttcatcaaggatctctctgtactttgctctgttcatctttaccTCAATCCTGTGTGGTGGTGaatttctttactatcaaatgaggagagacaaacgtATCACACAAGttagagttatacttaaactaaacCTTTAATCACTTATTAATAAGGGAGCAGGTCAATACAATGCACACATATAAAGTGAATCGATTGAGTGCTCTACGATAATGATGGCTGGTCGACGATTCACGCGGTTAGGGTTCGTTGCTTTCAtccttgtcaatcattggctCATTGGTGAAATTTGCATTATGACAATATCTTGAATTAAATCATTCTAAAACCTTaattaatgcaattgcagacagtaGTTGACAATCAGGAACATAGCATGCATGTTTCCGAGTAAGTTCCGCTTCAAACAAAAGGTCTCAAGTTGTTTTGTTAAACCGTATGTCTAGCCCTGGTGATGTCACTACCCACGTCATTACGTCATTTTACTCCTGAGACCAAAACCATGCCTACAAAGCTATATAAACAATGGCTTTGAGTGCTATCTAAAAATTTAGTAAACATCCACTCTCCAAAGTTGATTTATAGTGGAATGTCTGACTAGTCTTATCTCCTTCActcccctgcagagttctgtctcagtcacacatttatttttataatatgcagagagagagagagaactagaaaaCAACTGTGGAACAATTCTAAACCTCTATAatgaatatacagtggggagaacaagtatttgatac containing:
- the LOC115102116 gene encoding B-cell receptor CD22-like, with the protein product MALGVFQTGWMRLLSLILQGCCVGVLCSDWAVRVPSAPLCAVAGSSVVLPCFYDYPQPYRVLSEMWCRDQSRCITPRYVYHSQGIFPEPTSQGRVEYLGKEGTRNCSLRISDLRRSDSGTYVFYFITNHPVEKPPGQPGVTLLVADNSSEVAVSLSPAGDVVEGSSVTLFCCSTAHTPVEGYTWYQTGGSTAVDKRQMMTITNISTTDSGNYYCEALTTNRPIYSSALSINVQYAPKNTSVSVNPFGDVVMGSSVTLSCSSDANPAVKHYTWLQRTESQASLRGSGQSYSITNISLEDSGQYCCVAMNKHGSQSYTVTMTVGKVNGQSSILWSLVVPVGISIALTLIIIITVACIRWKTVPASSQQGYSLTETTIQQPLP